Proteins encoded together in one Salmo salar chromosome ssa08, Ssal_v3.1, whole genome shotgun sequence window:
- the LOC106610040 gene encoding zinc finger protein 623-like isoform X6, which translates to MANCMVFHTQIASIMEVLANAAVAEICKLVDDDYAVFRLEITQSQKENRVLRRKLLELKVARERAERVLASRPSGVKILDRYRGMARGEGHLTGGHKSSVKPAGHNTWRDDQPITVDEGSGTSTQHVIMIEYADAEAAGPRVKQERSEGEENPRHNRDIQTGATAGVVPPVATEDSSTTPAQPRMRRSITEVSGMLNAVLKSETDTETLTVTQRLLHTGSDHRSDPERLRPLGCSPAPSSEYLLYGNPSPRTVHSHQDSGDVLETGSDPSCSYSTEMDPGNISLGLETQTVLSRGDWNRYSSSVYSEECVEGRVVDKVTVKVEGDVPPTWNADSHLGDGHSQGRDFLENRESLETNPNVVTHSPLHAFSGSDPVSTSMRPSDSHSRVLFDQVLNSNDRARAQAQGGEATSGNSKEKRFLYKFCNKGFSCTQKVEIHQRVHIGEKPFICTQCHMRFAQAGTLKRHQRVHTGEKPFKCTQCHMRFAQAGDLKRHQRVHTGEKPFRCPHCEKRFSRQDQLKMHLKIHMEERPFA; encoded by the exons atggctaactgtatggtttttcacactcaaatagcctccatcatggaggtgttagcgaatgcagccgtggcagagatctgtaaactcgtagacgacgactatgcagtgtttcgtttggaaataactcaaagccagaaagaaaacagggtATTACGGAGGAAACTACTGGAACTGAAGGTGGCACGGGAGCGCGCAGAGCGCGTCCTCGCCAGTCGCCCCAGTGGCGTCAAGATCCTCGACCGATACAgaggaatggcaagag gtgaaggacatctcactggaggACACAAGAGCTCTgtgaagccagcaggacacaatacatggagagatgaccaaccaatcactgttgatgaggggagtggaacctcaacccagcatgTTATCATGATAGAG TATGCAGATGCAGAGGCTGCAGGTCCTAGGGTTAAGCAGGAGAggtctgaaggagaggagaacCCACGACACaacagagacatccagactggaGCAACGGCTGGAGTGGTGCCCCCTGTGGCCACGGAGGACTCTTCCACCACCCCAGCGCAGCCCAGGATGCGACGCAGCATCACGGAGGTCAGTGGAATGCTGAACGCCGTCCTCAAGTCAGAGACCGACACAGAGACTTTAACTGTAACACAAAGGCTTTTGCACACAGGATCTGACCACagatcagacccagagagactgcGGCCACTGGGCTGTTCTCCTGCTCCCAGTTCAGAGTATTTACTTTACGGTAACCCAAGCCCAAGGACGGTTCATTCTCATCAGGACTCAGGTGACGTGTTAGAGACGGGCAGTGATCCGTCTTGTTCTTACTCTACAGAGATGGACCCTGGCAACATATCCTTGGGTTTAGagacacagactgttctctctagaGGGGATTGGAAccggtacagtagtagtgtatactctgaagAGTGCGTAGAGGGTCGGGTCGTAGATAAAGTGACTGTGAAAGTGGAGGGCGATGTCCCTCCCACATGGAATGCAGATAGTCACCTAGGAGACGGACACTCACAGGGCAGAGATTTCTTAGAAAACAGGGAAAGCTTGGAGACGAATCCAAATGTCGTGACCCACTCCCCTTTACACGCATTCAGTGGAAGCGACCCAGTGTCCACGTCGATGCGGCCTTCCGATTCGCACAGCCGTGTCCTTTTcgatcaggtattgaactcaaacGACAGGGCTAGAGCCCAGGCTCAGGGAGGGGAAGCCACATCAGGCAATAGTAAAGAGAAACGGTTCCTGTACAagttctgtaacaaaggcttcagctgcacccagaaggtggagatccaccagagggtccacatagGGGAGAAACCATTCAtctgtacccagtgtcacatgcgcttcGCCCAAGCTGGCACCCTGAAGAGGCACCAAAgggtccacacaggagagaaacccttcaAATGTACTCAGTGTCACATGCGCTTCGCCCAGGCTGgtgacctgaagaggcaccagagggtccacacaggggagaaacccttcaGGTGCCCCCAttgtgagaagaggttctcccgccaggaccagctgaagatgcacctgaagaTCCACATGGAAGAAAGGCCGTTTGCGTAG
- the LOC106610040 gene encoding zinc finger protein 623-like isoform X7, translating into MEVLANAAVAEICKLVDDDYAVFRLEITQSQKENRVLRRKLLELKVARERAERVLASRPSGVKILDRYRGMARGEGHLTGGHKSSVKPAGHNTWRDDQPITVDEGSGTSTQHVIMIEYADAEAAGPRVKQERSEGEENPRHNRDIQTGATAGVVPPVATEDSSTTPAQPRMRRSITEVSGMLNAVLKSETDTETLTVTQRLLHTGSDHRSDPERLRPLGCSPAPSSEYLLYGNPSPRTVHSHQDSGDVLETGSDPSCSYSTEMDPGNISLGLETQTVLSRGDWNRYSSSVYSEECVEGRVVDKVTVKVEGDVPPTWNADSHLGDGHSQGRDFLENRESLETNPNVVTHSPLHAFSGSDPVSTSMRPSDSHSRVLFDQVLNSNDRARAQAQGGEATSGNSKEKRFLYKFCNKGFSCTQKVEIHQRVHIGEKPFICTQCHMRFAQAGTLKRHQRVHTGEKPFKCTQCHMRFAQAGDLKRHQRVHTGEKPFRCPHCEKRFSRQDQLKMHLKIHMEERPFA; encoded by the exons atggaggtgttagcgaatgcagccgtggcagagatctgtaaactcgtagacgacgactatgcagtgtttcgtttggaaataactcaaagccagaaagaaaacagggtATTACGGAGGAAACTACTGGAACTGAAGGTGGCACGGGAGCGCGCAGAGCGCGTCCTCGCCAGTCGCCCCAGTGGCGTCAAGATCCTCGACCGATACAgaggaatggcaagag gtgaaggacatctcactggaggACACAAGAGCTCTgtgaagccagcaggacacaatacatggagagatgaccaaccaatcactgttgatgaggggagtggaacctcaacccagcatgTTATCATGATAGAG TATGCAGATGCAGAGGCTGCAGGTCCTAGGGTTAAGCAGGAGAggtctgaaggagaggagaacCCACGACACaacagagacatccagactggaGCAACGGCTGGAGTGGTGCCCCCTGTGGCCACGGAGGACTCTTCCACCACCCCAGCGCAGCCCAGGATGCGACGCAGCATCACGGAGGTCAGTGGAATGCTGAACGCCGTCCTCAAGTCAGAGACCGACACAGAGACTTTAACTGTAACACAAAGGCTTTTGCACACAGGATCTGACCACagatcagacccagagagactgcGGCCACTGGGCTGTTCTCCTGCTCCCAGTTCAGAGTATTTACTTTACGGTAACCCAAGCCCAAGGACGGTTCATTCTCATCAGGACTCAGGTGACGTGTTAGAGACGGGCAGTGATCCGTCTTGTTCTTACTCTACAGAGATGGACCCTGGCAACATATCCTTGGGTTTAGagacacagactgttctctctagaGGGGATTGGAAccggtacagtagtagtgtatactctgaagAGTGCGTAGAGGGTCGGGTCGTAGATAAAGTGACTGTGAAAGTGGAGGGCGATGTCCCTCCCACATGGAATGCAGATAGTCACCTAGGAGACGGACACTCACAGGGCAGAGATTTCTTAGAAAACAGGGAAAGCTTGGAGACGAATCCAAATGTCGTGACCCACTCCCCTTTACACGCATTCAGTGGAAGCGACCCAGTGTCCACGTCGATGCGGCCTTCCGATTCGCACAGCCGTGTCCTTTTcgatcaggtattgaactcaaacGACAGGGCTAGAGCCCAGGCTCAGGGAGGGGAAGCCACATCAGGCAATAGTAAAGAGAAACGGTTCCTGTACAagttctgtaacaaaggcttcagctgcacccagaaggtggagatccaccagagggtccacatagGGGAGAAACCATTCAtctgtacccagtgtcacatgcgcttcGCCCAAGCTGGCACCCTGAAGAGGCACCAAAgggtccacacaggagagaaacccttcaAATGTACTCAGTGTCACATGCGCTTCGCCCAGGCTGgtgacctgaagaggcaccagagggtccacacaggggagaaacccttcaGGTGCCCCCAttgtgagaagaggttctcccgccaggaccagctgaagatgcacctgaagaTCCACATGGAAGAAAGGCCGTTTGCGTAG
- the LOC123744267 gene encoding zinc finger protein 354C-like, translated as MANCMVFHTQIASIMEVLANAAVADICKLVDDEYAVFRLEITQRQKENGALRRKLQQLELKVARERAERTMTRGRVVPGSTTTSSVNILDRYRGMARGEGHLTGGHRISVKPAGHNTWRDDQPITVDEGSGTSTQHVIMIESADTEADGPEVKLERSEGEVDPQHSRDIQTGAPPVATDDPTTAPVQPRTRRSITEVSGMPNAVLKSETDTETLTGLGRLGCPPAPRSEYLLYGNPSPRTVLSHQDTGDALQTGNDPSCSYATETGMIPSDISVDLDTQTNPMRGDWNRYSSSVYSEESLDKKGEVIVLDDMIVKVEDDTPLTWNANETHLGHSQGNTSDFLDYRESLETNPNVATHSPLHAFRDRDPVSTSMGPSDLHSRVLFDQVLNSNDRARAQAQRGGATSGNTKEKRFLCKFCHKGFSCLQKVESHQRVHTGEKSFSCTQCEKRFSHQHHLKRHQRVHTGEKPYSCPQCEKRFSRQDQLKMHLKVHTGERPFACTHCGKRFSERSYLRTHQQKHHSTL; from the exons ATGGCTAACtgtatggtttttcacactcaaatagcctccatcatggaggtgctagcgaatgcagctgtGGCAGATatctgtaaactcgtagacgacgaatatgcagtgtttcgtttggaaataactcaaagACAGAAAGAAAACGGGGCATTACGGAGGAAACTACAGCAACTGGAACTGAAGGTGGCACGGGAGCGCGCAGAGAGGACAATGACGCGAGGGCGCGTCGTCCCAGGGAGTACGACTACGAGTAGTGTCAATATTCTGGACCGATACAgaggaatggcaagag gtgaaggacatctcactggaggccacaggatctctgtgaagccagcaggacacaatacatggagagatgaccaaccaatcactgttgatgaggggagtggaacctcaacccagcatgTTATCATGATAGAG TCTGCAGATACAGAGGCTGATGGTCCTGAGGTCAAGCTGGAGAGGTCTGAAGGAGAGGTGGACCCACAGcatagcagagacatccagactggaGCACCCCCTGTAGCCACGGATGACCCCACTACTGCCCCAGTGCAACCCAGGACCCGACGCAGCATCACGGAGGTCAGTGGAATGCCGAACGCCGTActcaagtcagagacagacaccGAGACTTTAACGGGGCTGGGGCGACTGGGCTGTCCTCCTGCTCCCCGCTCAGAGTATTTACTTTACGGTAACCCGAGCCCGAGGACGGTTCtatcacatcaggacacaggTGACGCGTTACAGACTGGCAATGATCCGTCATGTTCATACGCTACAGAGACCGGGATGATACCTAGTGATATATCTGTGGACTTAGATACACAGACTAATCCAATGAGAGGGGACTGGAAccggtacagtagtagtgtatactctgaagAGTCCCTAGATAAGAAAGGGGAGGTTATAGTCTTAGATGACATGATTGTGAAAGTGGAGGACGACACTCCTCTGACATGGAATGCAAACGAAACTCACTTAGGACACTCGCAGGGCAACACCAGTGACTTCTTAGACTACAGGGAAAGCTTAGAGACAAATCCAAATGTCGCAACCCACTCCCCTTTACACGCGTTCAGGGATCGCGACCCAGTGTCCACGTCAATGGGGCCTTCCGATTTACACAGCCGCGTTCTTTTTGATCAGGTATTGAACTCCAACGACAGGGCTAGAGCCCAGGCTCAGAGAGGGGGAGCAACATCAGGCAATACAAAAGAGAAACGGTTCCTCTGCAAGTTCTGTCACAAAGGCTTTAGCTGCCTCCAGAAGGTGGAGAgtcaccagagggtccacacaggggagaaatccttcagctgtacccagtgtgagaagaggttctcccaccagcaccacctgaagaggcaccagagggtccacacaggggagaaaccctacagctgtccccagtgtgagaagaggttctcccgccaggaccagctgaagatgcacctgaaggtccacactGGAGAAAGGCCATTCGCTTGTACACACTGCGGGAAaaggttctcagagaggagctacctcaggaCACACCAGCAAAAACACCATTCAACTCTATAA